The following are encoded together in the Pseudomonas sp. IB20 genome:
- a CDS encoding response regulator transcription factor has product MNNKALIVDDHPFIRQTVRFLLKQEGFTDIDEAGNGADAVQKAREGRPDLIILDLAIPKLGGLEVIARVKALGVPCKMLVLTAAIPEYFSSRCMRAGAMGFVSKTGELDELQKAIKAVMSNYSCFPSLPTSSVRRDDLQSTEMQLVESLSDREVEVLRMLALGLGNNQIADQMLLSHKTVSTYKTRLKDKLCMSSVVHMAKFAQRNHLI; this is encoded by the coding sequence ATGAACAACAAAGCATTAATAGTCGATGACCACCCGTTTATCCGCCAGACCGTTCGGTTCTTGCTTAAGCAAGAAGGTTTCACCGACATCGATGAGGCGGGTAATGGCGCGGATGCTGTGCAGAAGGCCAGAGAGGGGCGCCCAGACCTGATTATTCTTGATTTGGCAATCCCGAAGCTGGGTGGGCTTGAGGTCATCGCCCGGGTCAAGGCGCTGGGCGTGCCGTGCAAGATGCTGGTACTGACGGCGGCGATTCCTGAGTATTTTTCCTCTCGCTGCATGCGTGCCGGTGCTATGGGGTTCGTCTCCAAGACCGGGGAGTTGGACGAGTTGCAAAAGGCGATCAAGGCAGTGATGTCCAACTACAGTTGTTTTCCCAGCTTACCGACCAGTTCGGTGCGTCGTGACGATTTGCAGTCCACGGAGATGCAGCTGGTAGAGTCGCTTTCGGACCGTGAGGTGGAGGTGTTGCGCATGCTGGCTCTGGGCCTGGGTAACAACCAGATTGCCGATCAAATGCTACTCAGCCACAAGACCGTCAGTACCTATAAAACGAGGCTCAAAGACAAGCTGTGCATGTCATCCGTGGTGCACATGGCCAAGTTCGCCCAGCGTAATCATCTGATCTGA